In the genome of Streptomyces aquilus, the window GCGCCGAAGCAGTGAGCAGGAAGAAGGGTCGCCCCTCCCGGCCGACCCGAAGGTCAACTCCCCAGGGCTGACCGCCCGACTCCCGTCAGTGACGCATCGCGGAAGGGAGGCGCGAGGATTCAGCGAGAATGCCGGACGAACGGCCGGCGTGCGCGACCCACCGGTCCGCCCCCTGTGACCGCACACAGGGGGCGGACCGGTTTGCCGTGAATCACCGCTTCTGTGGCAACGTCAACTCGGCACGTGCCGCAGGCAGTGACCGGGAACGGACGGTCAATTTCCGTTTCAGCTCGCTCGTTTGGCAGGCGATCAGTAGCCTCAGCTCGAACACCGGATCGCCTGAAGCCTTGGAGAGCTAGATGGAGCGTCCCGCCTGGGCCCCACGGAGCATCGACATCTCGGTGCCCAGTGTCTCGCGGATCTACGACTACTACCTGGGCGGCTCGCACAACTTCGAGGTCGACCGGGAAGCCGCTCGCAAGGCAATGGAGTTCATGCCGGGACTGCCCAAGATCATGCAGGCGAACCGGGCGTTCATGCGGCGGGCGGTGCGTTTCGCCGCCGAGCAGGGCATCTCCCAGTTCCTGGACATCGGTTCGGGCATCCCCACCTTCGGCAACGTCCACGAGGTGGCCCAGGCCGCCAGGCCCGACGCGCACGTCGTCTACGTCGACCACGACCCGGTGGCCGTCGCCCACAGCCAGGCCGTCCTCGCCGGGAACGAGCGCGCGGGCGTCGTCGCGGCGGACCTGCGCAAGCCGCAGGAGATCCTCGCGAGCCCCGAAGTACAGCAACTGATCGACCTGAACCGGCCGGTGGCCCTGCTTCTCGTTGCCATACTGCACTTCGTGGAAGACGAGGACGACCCGTACGAGGCCGTGGCCGAGCTGCGCGACGCGCTCGCGCCCGGCAGCCTGCTGGTGCTCACGCATGCCTCGTACGAGGGAATCCCGCTGCCCGCGGAGCGGGCCGGGGGTGCGGTGGACGTGTACAAGGACATTCGCAACCCGCTGATCATGCGCTCGCGCGAACAGATCGCGCGGTTCTTCGAGGGGTACGACATGGTGGAACCGGGACTGGTGCCGATGCCGCACTGGCGGCCGGAGACGGAGACCTGGGACCCTGAGGACGAGGATCCCTGGGCGTTCTCCGGGTTCGCCGGCGTGGGGCGTACCGCGTGATCGCCGAGCCGGACGGGCCGGAGGACAGACTGCGCCGGTTCGCGACGATCTGGAGCCGGGCGGTGTTCCCGGTGACCACGACGTCCTCGACCCGGCCCGAGTTCGAG includes:
- a CDS encoding SAM-dependent methyltransferase yields the protein MERPAWAPRSIDISVPSVSRIYDYYLGGSHNFEVDREAARKAMEFMPGLPKIMQANRAFMRRAVRFAAEQGISQFLDIGSGIPTFGNVHEVAQAARPDAHVVYVDHDPVAVAHSQAVLAGNERAGVVAADLRKPQEILASPEVQQLIDLNRPVALLLVAILHFVEDEDDPYEAVAELRDALAPGSLLVLTHASYEGIPLPAERAGGAVDVYKDIRNPLIMRSREQIARFFEGYDMVEPGLVPMPHWRPETETWDPEDEDPWAFSGFAGVGRTA